One genomic region from bacterium encodes:
- a CDS encoding acyl--CoA ligase yields MSAPLADRIRALAVQQPSAPAFLIGETRLSWAEYDARSDALAHSLLACGFEHGERIAVLLPDGPDVHVAFLANEKAGLISMGIGPRAGESELEHLMRASGATGLISAELHQERSTDDVFARLRAKGLPLRRHLRIDRPKEPDSPAVVLEGRGLAADEIFLLNSTSGTTGMPKIVVHDQARWFAFHEFAVRTGRLGGRDVFMSVVPAPFGFGIWTSHVTPAVLGVPTVLLPRFSAADVLEQIERHRVTVLAAVSTQFIMMLECEESESRDLSSLQILYTGGEAVPYERAAEFEERTGASVLQFYGSNETGAVSGTSVDDSREKRLRTAGRPIPEMNVRLFDETGREVSDSGRGQPGCKGPTLSRGYWADDEANRELIRSDGWMLLGDIVEIDAEGYLSVVGRSDDFIIRGGKNISGSAVELQVANHPAVSIAAAVAMPDRVFGEKVCVFAELRPGRELTLEQLLSHLAAHGVSKENFPERLEIVEELPRGSGGKIAKQELSERIAKRVEEENAQTPDGILR; encoded by the coding sequence ATTCGCGCACTCGCTGTCCAGCAGCCGTCTGCGCCCGCCTTCCTGATCGGCGAAACGCGACTCAGTTGGGCCGAATACGATGCGCGCTCCGATGCACTGGCGCATTCATTGCTCGCATGCGGTTTCGAGCACGGCGAACGCATCGCCGTATTGCTGCCCGACGGGCCGGACGTTCACGTCGCGTTTCTGGCCAATGAGAAGGCCGGTCTCATCAGTATGGGAATCGGACCTCGCGCCGGTGAGAGCGAACTCGAGCACTTGATGCGGGCTTCGGGCGCGACCGGACTGATCAGTGCGGAACTGCATCAGGAACGATCGACCGACGACGTTTTTGCGCGACTGCGCGCGAAGGGACTTCCGCTGCGACGGCACTTGAGAATCGATCGGCCGAAGGAGCCCGATTCACCTGCAGTCGTTCTCGAGGGCAGAGGTCTGGCGGCGGATGAAATCTTCTTGCTCAACTCGACCTCGGGAACCACAGGCATGCCCAAGATCGTGGTGCACGATCAAGCGCGCTGGTTCGCGTTTCACGAATTCGCTGTGCGGACCGGTCGTCTCGGGGGGCGCGACGTCTTCATGAGTGTAGTTCCCGCTCCATTCGGATTCGGCATCTGGACGAGTCACGTCACGCCCGCAGTTCTCGGTGTGCCGACCGTGCTCCTACCGCGTTTTTCCGCCGCAGATGTGCTCGAGCAGATCGAAAGGCATCGAGTCACCGTACTGGCCGCCGTCTCGACGCAGTTCATCATGATGCTCGAATGCGAGGAGTCCGAGAGCCGCGATCTGAGTTCTCTACAAATCCTCTACACCGGTGGCGAGGCCGTACCCTACGAACGCGCGGCGGAGTTCGAGGAACGCACCGGCGCCAGCGTATTGCAGTTCTACGGCTCGAACGAGACCGGCGCGGTCAGCGGCACGAGCGTGGATGACTCGCGGGAAAAGCGATTGCGCACGGCGGGTCGACCGATCCCGGAAATGAACGTGCGTCTGTTCGACGAAACCGGCCGGGAGGTCAGCGACTCCGGCCGAGGTCAGCCCGGGTGCAAAGGACCGACGTTGAGCCGCGGCTACTGGGCGGACGACGAAGCAAACAGGGAACTGATTCGCAGCGACGGCTGGATGCTTCTGGGAGACATCGTCGAAATCGATGCCGAAGGCTATTTGAGTGTGGTCGGCCGAAGCGATGACTTCATCATTCGCGGCGGCAAGAACATCAGCGGATCCGCTGTCGAACTTCAGGTTGCGAATCATCCCGCGGTCTCGATTGCGGCGGCCGTCGCAATGCCCGATCGGGTATTCGGCGAGAAAGTCTGCGTATTCGCGGAGCTTCGACCCGGACGAGAACTGACACTGGAGCAATTGCTTTCCCACCTCGCAGCACACGGCGTATCGAAAGAGAACTTCCCGGAGCGACTCGAGATCGTCGAAGAGTTGCCACGCGGATCGGGCGGAAAGATCGCGAAGCAGGAACTGAGCGAGCGCATCGCGAAGCGGGTCGAAGAAGAGAACGCGCAGACGCCGGACGGTATACTGCGCTGA